A region from the Achromobacter seleniivolatilans genome encodes:
- a CDS encoding c-type cytochrome, producing the protein MKKLSTLVALACMTVGPLLATTASAQFAKPEDAVKYRQSALTLIGSHFGRMAPVVKGQAPYDAAQIKANVEVLKTLAALPWAGFGPGTEGGDARPEVWSDAAGFKQKQQAFQDNVVKLSAAADAGDLDKLRAAFGDVGASCKACHDSYRKKK; encoded by the coding sequence ATGAAGAAGTTGTCCACGCTTGTCGCGTTGGCCTGTATGACGGTGGGGCCGCTGTTGGCGACTACCGCCTCGGCGCAGTTCGCCAAGCCGGAAGACGCCGTCAAGTATCGCCAGTCGGCGTTGACGTTGATCGGTTCGCACTTCGGCCGCATGGCGCCGGTGGTCAAGGGACAGGCGCCTTATGACGCCGCGCAGATCAAGGCCAACGTCGAAGTACTGAAGACCTTGGCGGCGCTGCCGTGGGCAGGCTTCGGTCCGGGCACGGAGGGCGGCGATGCCCGCCCCGAGGTCTGGAGCGATGCGGCTGGCTTCAAGCAAAAGCAGCAGGCATTTCAGGATAACGTCGTGAAGCTGTCTGCGGCGGCCGATGCCGGCGATCTGGACAAGCTGCGCGCCGCTTTTGGTGACGTGGGCGCAAGCTGCAAAGCTTGCCACGATTCCTATCGCAAGAAGAAGTAA
- the purB gene encoding adenylosuccinate lyase, with amino-acid sequence MQIADQLSQLNALSPLDGRYASRGDALRGLLSEAGFMAHRVEVEVAWLVALSDAGLPELPAFSEAARQRLQQLVQNFSEADAGRIKDIERVTNHDVKAVEYWLKEKVADDAELARAAEFIHFACTSEDINNTSHALMLSRARDQVVVPRLRELAAKLNEIAIAQADQPMLSRTHGQPASPTTLGKEFANVAARLNRAIAAVEAVQPLAKMNGATGNYNAHLSAYPEIDWPAFSQRVLTGLGLTQNRHTIQIEPHDWMSALFDAITRANIIVLDLDRDVWGYVALGYFKQRLKDGEVGSSTMPHKVNPIDFENSEGNLGLANAVLRHLADKLPISRWQRDLTDSTVLRNLGVGLGYCLVAWDACMRGLGKLEVNVAAIDADIDACWEVLAEPVQTVMRRYGLPQPYEQLKALTRGKGITEEGLREFIQGLELPEEPKARLLAMTPRSYIGLAAELARAV; translated from the coding sequence ATGCAAATCGCCGATCAGTTGAGCCAACTTAATGCCCTTTCGCCATTGGATGGCCGTTACGCTTCCCGAGGCGACGCATTGCGCGGTCTGCTTTCCGAAGCCGGCTTCATGGCGCACCGTGTCGAAGTCGAGGTGGCCTGGCTGGTCGCGCTGTCGGATGCCGGTCTGCCCGAACTGCCCGCTTTCTCTGAAGCTGCCCGTCAGCGCCTGCAGCAATTGGTGCAGAACTTCTCCGAAGCGGATGCTGGCCGCATCAAGGATATTGAACGCGTCACCAACCACGACGTGAAGGCTGTCGAATACTGGTTGAAGGAAAAAGTGGCCGATGACGCCGAGCTGGCTCGCGCTGCCGAGTTCATTCACTTTGCCTGCACGTCCGAAGACATCAACAACACCTCGCATGCGCTGATGCTGTCTCGCGCCCGCGATCAGGTTGTGGTGCCGCGCCTGCGTGAGCTGGCCGCCAAGCTGAATGAAATTGCCATTGCGCAAGCCGACCAACCCATGTTGTCGCGCACGCATGGCCAGCCGGCCAGCCCCACGACCTTGGGCAAGGAATTCGCCAACGTGGCGGCTCGCTTGAACCGCGCGATTGCCGCGGTTGAAGCGGTCCAGCCGCTGGCCAAGATGAACGGCGCCACGGGCAACTACAACGCGCACTTGTCGGCTTATCCCGAAATCGACTGGCCTGCATTCAGCCAGCGCGTGCTGACCGGCCTGGGCCTGACCCAGAACCGTCACACCATCCAGATCGAGCCGCATGACTGGATGTCGGCCTTGTTTGACGCCATCACGCGCGCCAACATCATTGTTCTGGACCTGGATCGTGACGTCTGGGGGTATGTGGCGCTGGGCTATTTCAAGCAGCGTCTGAAAGACGGCGAAGTCGGTTCGTCCACCATGCCGCACAAGGTCAACCCGATCGACTTCGAAAACTCCGAAGGTAATCTGGGGCTGGCCAACGCCGTCCTGCGCCATTTGGCAGACAAGCTGCCGATCTCCCGCTGGCAGCGCGATCTGACCGACTCCACCGTTCTGCGCAATCTGGGCGTGGGCCTGGGTTATTGCCTGGTGGCGTGGGATGCGTGCATGCGCGGCTTGGGCAAGCTTGAGGTCAACGTGGCTGCAATCGATGCCGATATCGATGCGTGCTGGGAAGTGCTTGCCGAGCCGGTGCAGACGGTCATGCGCCGTTATGGCCTGCCGCAACCGTACGAACAGCTCAAGGCCTTGACGCGAGGCAAGGGCATTACCGAAGAAGGTCTGCGAGAATTCATCCAGGGCCTGGAGCTGCCGGAAGAGCCGAAGGCCCGCTTGCTGGCGATGACCCCGCGCTCGTACATCGGGCTGGCTGCGGAATTGGCCCGGGCGGTATAG
- a CDS encoding LysR substrate-binding domain-containing protein translates to MRRFCPSLTDLQAFEVAARHSSFTRAAQELCVTQGAVSKQVKHLEEFVGVELFLRIRQGLVLTEAGRSYLTKIQAGLGQIEAATVELIAHQGQGGTLNLTCMPTFGARWLIPRLTAFMRLRPDIHVEFLPHRQGYDFSTPELDAAVRFGEGLWPGSGSDYIVGREIVPVCSPRLIPGGCASPEALLAYPLLHHTSALEGWRDWFEQAGCDTRRSLEGARFDQYALLSQAAAAGFGVALIPRCLIEDELRDGKLSVAIQLPIRARMGYYLCYPEQKANLPTLQAFRTWLMEVSRAAEPQPREDALSELK, encoded by the coding sequence ATGCGTCGTTTCTGTCCCTCTTTAACGGATTTGCAGGCGTTTGAAGTCGCCGCGCGGCACAGCAGTTTCACGCGCGCCGCCCAGGAATTGTGTGTGACGCAGGGGGCGGTCAGTAAACAGGTGAAACATCTGGAAGAGTTCGTTGGCGTCGAACTATTCCTGCGGATCAGGCAAGGGCTGGTGTTGACCGAGGCTGGCCGCAGTTATCTGACCAAGATTCAAGCCGGCCTGGGCCAGATCGAAGCCGCCACCGTCGAGCTGATTGCGCACCAGGGGCAGGGCGGAACGCTCAACCTGACCTGTATGCCGACCTTTGGCGCGCGCTGGCTGATTCCGCGCCTGACGGCCTTTATGCGTCTGCGGCCCGATATCCACGTGGAGTTCCTGCCGCATCGCCAGGGGTATGACTTTTCAACCCCGGAGCTTGATGCCGCCGTGCGCTTTGGCGAAGGCCTGTGGCCGGGCAGCGGCTCGGATTACATCGTGGGCCGTGAAATCGTGCCTGTATGCAGTCCGCGTCTGATCCCGGGCGGCTGTGCGTCGCCCGAGGCGCTGCTGGCCTATCCGCTGCTGCACCACACGTCTGCGCTGGAGGGGTGGCGCGATTGGTTCGAGCAAGCCGGCTGTGACACCCGGCGCAGCCTGGAAGGCGCGCGCTTTGATCAGTACGCGCTGTTGTCCCAGGCCGCCGCGGCGGGTTTCGGCGTGGCGCTGATTCCGCGCTGCCTGATCGAAGACGAGCTGCGCGACGGTAAACTGTCGGTCGCAATCCAGCTGCCCATCCGGGCGCGCATGGGGTACTACCTGTGCTATCCCGAGCAAAAGGCCAATCTGCCCACTTTGCAGGCATTTCGGACGTGGCTGATGGAAGTGTCGCGTGCGGCGGAACCGCAGCCGCGGGAAGACGCCTTGTCCGAACTAAAATAG
- a CDS encoding cytochrome b/b6 domain-containing protein, producing MQNNRLAVRIWDLPTRLFHWALVVCIVGAFVSVKLGGLYMDWHVRFGCTALGLIIFRLLWGIVGPHYARFAQFVRGPAAVARYLKGAAPAAGHNPLGALSVMALLLVIGFQAASGLFTTDDIMTQGPLFGLVSESTSSTLTSWHKLNEWVIIGLIALHLLAVAWYTLVRRKRLVRAIITGNVDAKDLPAGTPPAQDGFVIWLRALLLGACVTGLVLWIRTLEVAADMSFS from the coding sequence ATGCAGAACAACCGGCTTGCAGTCCGTATCTGGGATCTTCCCACCCGTTTATTCCATTGGGCGCTAGTCGTCTGTATTGTCGGCGCCTTCGTCAGCGTAAAGCTGGGCGGTCTGTATATGGACTGGCACGTGCGCTTCGGCTGTACGGCGCTGGGACTGATCATTTTCCGCTTGCTGTGGGGCATCGTCGGTCCGCACTATGCGCGTTTCGCGCAGTTTGTGCGTGGCCCCGCCGCCGTGGCCCGATACCTTAAAGGCGCCGCTCCGGCCGCCGGCCACAATCCACTAGGCGCACTGTCCGTCATGGCCCTGCTGCTGGTGATCGGCTTTCAGGCCGCAAGCGGCCTCTTCACTACCGATGACATCATGACGCAAGGGCCGCTGTTCGGGCTCGTCAGTGAATCGACCTCCAGCACCCTGACCTCTTGGCACAAGCTGAATGAATGGGTCATCATCGGCCTTATCGCGCTGCACCTGCTGGCCGTAGCCTGGTATACGCTGGTGCGCCGCAAGCGCTTGGTGCGCGCCATCATCACCGGCAATGTCGACGCAAAAGACCTGCCCGCTGGCACTCCGCCCGCACAAGACGGCTTTGTCATCTGGTTGCGCGCCTTGCTGCTGGGCGCCTGCGTCACCGGCCTGGTGTTGTGGATACGGACACTGGAAGTTGCGGCGGACATGTCATTTTCCTGA
- a CDS encoding DUF4153 domain-containing protein has protein sequence MNNPSPKPLAAAPLSASDKTVLVYGAIAAVLGLTLFELVRRRLWPWGHPFALNFSIQWLLMAPMAGALLAGMQSGKRWLAAFAVYALVLPAITALGLHAVLSVIPEDRGAFLYSSQRALALLLSGAAGFILLPLIQALDARQAQWNYPAVFRAAWRNTVHLTLAACLALAVCLLLTAAGAMFNMIGIRIVQDVFATGYFRFAVWPMIFATCLVGVRRRPQLTETLQRSWLTLNAWLLPLVTLVGLAFTLALAAQMALGLHAVQLSAGALIAFSLVWIKLINAAWQDSPDAAPFGPVLRRLLRLGMVCLLPLSAVALYGAVVRVEQYGWTVLRAWGVASSIVLLLYGAGYAWAALRPKRYYSLLAVTNLFTAGVTLALLVAINTPIASPLRLTAESQLQRVIDGRQKPEKFPYYDMRKEFGQWGREALQQLAAGAADAQDRRIALAAAQALKGDYFRWDEPLQDPAQPAPDIPPLLTYPQGHELPTSWWDFLKATSSLQLRNCSTPIKPEKPGDTPTYRCQLIFADLTGDGQEELVLYVAPTADDPQRLEDLYVYEKTADGSWRYKGRLQEQSFEQDMKDMTGVRDIPQALKQGLVRTVPRKDRDLMIGDQLLRMGR, from the coding sequence ATGAATAATCCGTCCCCAAAACCGCTCGCCGCCGCTCCTTTAAGCGCGTCCGATAAAACCGTCTTGGTATACGGAGCCATCGCCGCCGTGCTGGGCCTGACATTGTTTGAGCTGGTGAGGCGCCGGCTATGGCCGTGGGGCCATCCGTTCGCCCTGAATTTCTCCATTCAGTGGCTGCTGATGGCGCCGATGGCCGGCGCACTGCTGGCCGGCATGCAAAGCGGCAAACGCTGGCTGGCCGCCTTCGCGGTGTATGCCCTGGTCTTGCCTGCCATCACGGCGCTGGGGCTACACGCAGTCCTTAGCGTGATTCCTGAGGACAGGGGCGCCTTTCTCTATTCCAGCCAACGGGCGCTGGCGCTATTGCTGTCCGGCGCCGCGGGTTTCATTCTGCTGCCGTTGATCCAGGCCTTGGATGCCCGGCAAGCCCAATGGAACTACCCGGCGGTGTTTCGTGCTGCATGGCGCAACACCGTCCACCTGACGCTGGCCGCTTGCCTGGCGCTGGCCGTGTGCCTGCTGCTGACTGCGGCGGGCGCAATGTTCAACATGATAGGCATCAGGATCGTGCAGGATGTCTTCGCTACGGGTTACTTCCGCTTCGCCGTCTGGCCCATGATTTTTGCCACCTGCCTTGTTGGAGTTCGCCGCCGCCCGCAGTTGACAGAGACACTGCAACGCTCCTGGCTCACGCTCAACGCCTGGCTGCTGCCGTTGGTGACGCTGGTCGGTTTGGCCTTCACGCTGGCGCTGGCGGCCCAAATGGCGCTGGGCCTGCATGCCGTCCAGCTCTCGGCCGGTGCGCTTATCGCGTTTTCGCTGGTGTGGATCAAGCTGATTAACGCCGCTTGGCAGGACAGCCCTGATGCCGCCCCCTTCGGCCCTGTGCTGCGACGCTTGCTGCGGCTGGGCATGGTGTGCCTGCTGCCGCTGTCCGCAGTGGCTCTTTACGGCGCAGTGGTACGCGTTGAACAGTATGGCTGGACGGTGTTGCGGGCTTGGGGCGTAGCCAGCAGCATTGTGCTTCTGCTATACGGCGCGGGTTATGCCTGGGCAGCCTTGCGCCCCAAACGCTATTACTCCCTGCTTGCCGTCACCAATCTGTTCACGGCCGGCGTCACGCTGGCACTACTGGTGGCAATCAATACGCCGATTGCAAGCCCATTGCGCCTGACGGCGGAAAGCCAACTACAACGCGTGATCGACGGGCGGCAGAAACCCGAAAAATTCCCCTACTACGACATGAGGAAAGAGTTTGGCCAGTGGGGCCGCGAGGCGTTGCAGCAACTGGCCGCAGGCGCGGCCGATGCGCAAGACCGCCGCATTGCCCTTGCCGCCGCGCAAGCGCTCAAGGGTGACTATTTCCGCTGGGATGAACCGCTACAAGATCCTGCGCAACCCGCGCCGGATATCCCGCCGCTCCTCACCTACCCGCAGGGTCACGAGTTGCCAACGTCGTGGTGGGACTTTCTGAAAGCCACCTCCTCGCTTCAGCTCAGAAACTGCTCGACCCCGATCAAACCCGAGAAACCCGGCGATACGCCGACTTACCGGTGCCAACTGATCTTCGCGGACTTGACGGGCGACGGCCAGGAAGAGCTTGTACTGTATGTCGCACCAACGGCCGATGACCCGCAGCGTCTGGAAGACCTTTACGTCTACGAGAAAACCGCAGACGGCTCCTGGCGCTATAAGGGCAGGCTTCAGGAACAGAGTTTTGAACAGGACATGAAGGATATGACCGGCGTCCGGGATATTCCGCAAGCGCTCAAGCAAGGCTTGGTTCGCACCGTGCCCCGCAAGGACCGCGACCTGATGATTGGCGACCAATTGCTGCGCATGGGCAGATAA
- the mnmA gene encoding tRNA 2-thiouridine(34) synthase MnmA — protein sequence MSQISTKKGRVVVGMSGGVDSSVTAWLLKQQGYEVVGLFMKNWEDDDDSEYCSTRQDLLDAASVADLVGVEFEFVNFAAEYKDRVFAEFLREYSAGRTPNPDVLCNAEIKFKAFLDHAMALGAEHIATGHYARVREVPAEGGGSQFQLLKALDGSKDQSYFLHRLNQAQLSRTLFPLGEIHKTEVRRIAHEIGLHNAAKKDSTGICFIGERPFREFLNRYLPTEPGPIMTPEGQKVGRHEGLSFYTLGQRKGLGVGGVKGRQREDGTAEAWYVARKDLERNILYVVQGHDHPWLLSDQLKAQDASWVAGHPPVAGTYGAKTRYRQADAACRLDNAQGSTFALDFTEPQWAVTPGQSAVLYDGDVCLGGGIIV from the coding sequence ATGAGTCAAATATCCACCAAGAAAGGCCGCGTTGTCGTGGGCATGTCCGGCGGGGTCGATTCTTCGGTCACCGCATGGTTGCTTAAGCAGCAAGGCTACGAGGTCGTCGGCCTGTTCATGAAGAACTGGGAAGACGACGACGATTCCGAATACTGTTCCACCCGCCAGGATTTGCTGGACGCCGCGAGCGTCGCCGATCTGGTGGGCGTCGAGTTTGAATTCGTCAATTTCGCTGCCGAATACAAGGATCGCGTGTTTGCGGAGTTCCTGCGTGAGTACTCCGCCGGCCGTACACCCAATCCCGATGTGCTGTGCAATGCCGAGATCAAGTTCAAGGCGTTTCTGGACCACGCGATGGCGCTGGGCGCCGAACATATCGCTACCGGGCATTACGCACGCGTGCGCGAGGTGCCGGCCGAGGGTGGCGGCAGCCAGTTTCAGTTGCTGAAGGCGCTGGACGGGTCCAAGGACCAAAGCTACTTTCTGCATCGCTTGAATCAGGCGCAACTGTCGCGCACCTTGTTCCCCTTGGGCGAAATCCACAAGACGGAAGTGCGGCGCATTGCGCACGAAATCGGTCTGCATAACGCCGCCAAAAAGGATTCCACCGGCATCTGCTTTATTGGCGAACGGCCGTTCCGTGAATTCCTGAACCGCTACCTGCCCACAGAACCCGGCCCGATCATGACGCCGGAAGGGCAGAAGGTTGGCCGTCACGAGGGGCTCTCTTTCTACACCCTGGGCCAGCGCAAGGGCCTGGGTGTGGGCGGCGTCAAAGGTCGCCAGCGTGAAGACGGTACGGCTGAAGCCTGGTATGTGGCGCGCAAAGATCTGGAGCGCAACATTCTGTATGTGGTGCAGGGGCATGATCATCCCTGGCTGCTGTCGGACCAGTTGAAGGCGCAAGATGCCAGCTGGGTTGCTGGTCATCCTCCGGTGGCGGGCACTTACGGCGCCAAGACGCGCTACCGTCAGGCGGATGCGGCCTGCCGTCTGGACAATGCGCAGGGCAGTACCTTCGCACTGGATTTCACAGAGCCGCAATGGGCGGTCACGCCGGGCCAATCCGCCGTGCTTTACGATGGCGATGTTTGCTTGGGCGGCGGCATCATCGTATAG
- a CDS encoding AI-2E family transporter, translating to MSQSSGLHYRTFLLLLVFVTIAFGWLLWPFYGAVFWGAILAILFAPLQRRLVVRIGGRRNLAALITLMLVLVLVILPLVLISGSLVREGANLYQSIKSGQLNFGAYFQQAMEALPPSVHDLLARLDLADIPSLQEKLSAGAMQASQFLATQALSIGQDTFQFVISFGIMLYLLFFLLRDGPQLSARLKRAMPLSEAHKQHLFRKFTTVVRATVKGNIAVAAAQGALGGIIFSILSIQGALLWGVIMGFLSLLPAVGAGLIWAPVAIYFLLTGATIKGAVLIAFGVLVIGMVDNVLRPILVGKDTKMPDYVVLISTLGGMALFGLNGFVIGPLIAALFMACWDLFSPESDELLASSDENLPSGK from the coding sequence ATGAGTCAATCATCCGGCTTGCACTACAGAACCTTTCTGCTCCTGCTGGTGTTCGTCACCATCGCGTTTGGCTGGTTGTTGTGGCCTTTTTACGGCGCTGTTTTCTGGGGCGCCATTCTTGCCATCCTCTTTGCTCCCTTGCAGCGCCGGTTGGTGGTGCGCATCGGCGGGCGCCGCAATTTGGCCGCGTTGATTACCTTGATGCTGGTGCTGGTGCTGGTCATTCTGCCTTTGGTGCTCATCAGCGGATCGCTGGTGCGCGAGGGCGCGAACCTGTATCAAAGCATCAAGTCAGGGCAATTGAATTTCGGCGCTTATTTTCAGCAGGCCATGGAGGCGTTGCCGCCATCCGTGCATGACCTGTTGGCACGCCTTGATCTGGCCGACATTCCCAGCTTGCAAGAAAAACTCAGTGCAGGCGCGATGCAAGCCAGCCAGTTCCTGGCGACGCAAGCCTTGAGCATCGGGCAGGACACGTTCCAGTTCGTCATCAGCTTCGGCATCATGCTGTACCTGCTGTTTTTCCTGTTGCGCGATGGGCCTCAGTTGTCGGCGCGCCTAAAACGCGCGATGCCGCTGAGCGAAGCGCACAAGCAGCACTTGTTCCGCAAGTTCACCACCGTCGTGCGCGCAACCGTCAAAGGCAATATTGCGGTGGCCGCAGCGCAGGGCGCATTGGGCGGCATTATCTTTTCGATTCTGTCGATCCAGGGCGCGCTGCTATGGGGCGTCATCATGGGCTTTTTGTCGCTATTGCCCGCGGTGGGCGCCGGGCTGATCTGGGCGCCGGTGGCCATCTACTTCTTGTTGACGGGCGCCACGATCAAGGGCGCAGTGCTGATTGCATTTGGCGTGCTGGTCATCGGTATGGTCGACAATGTCTTGCGCCCGATTCTGGTGGGCAAGGACACGAAGATGCCCGATTACGTGGTGCTGATTTCCACGTTGGGCGGCATGGCCCTGTTTGGTTTGAATGGCTTCGTGATCGGTCCGCTGATCGCTGCGTTGTTCATGGCTTGCTGGGATCTGTTTTCACCCGAGTCCGATGAATTGCTGGCCTCGTCGGACGAAAACCTGCCCTCGGGCAAGTAA
- a CDS encoding glutathione S-transferase N-terminal domain-containing protein produces the protein MKLIGSLTSPYVRKVRIVMAEKKLDYRLELENVWSADTQIQTYNPLGKVPCLVMEDAGALFDSRVIVEYLDTLSPVARLIPQPGRDRAAVKCWEAIADGLLDACVAIVKENQRPEAQRSPEWIERQYSKIHASLDAMNKSLGDNAHCMGINYSLADIAVGCALGYLDLRFASLDWRANQLNLARLYDKLSLRQSFIDTAPKTA, from the coding sequence ATGAAATTGATCGGCTCGCTTACCAGTCCTTACGTACGCAAAGTGCGCATCGTTATGGCCGAGAAAAAGCTGGATTACCGGCTTGAACTCGAAAACGTCTGGTCCGCCGACACGCAGATCCAAACGTACAATCCGCTGGGCAAGGTGCCCTGCCTGGTCATGGAAGATGCCGGCGCCTTGTTTGATTCGCGCGTCATCGTCGAATACCTGGACACCTTGTCTCCCGTTGCCCGCCTGATTCCTCAGCCGGGACGCGATCGTGCGGCCGTGAAATGCTGGGAAGCCATTGCTGATGGCCTTCTGGACGCCTGCGTCGCCATCGTCAAGGAAAACCAGCGGCCCGAAGCGCAGCGCAGCCCTGAATGGATCGAGCGTCAATACAGCAAGATCCACGCAAGCCTGGATGCCATGAACAAAAGCCTGGGTGACAACGCCCACTGCATGGGCATCAACTACAGCCTGGCGGATATCGCCGTCGGCTGCGCGCTTGGCTACCTGGACCTGCGCTTTGCCTCGCTGGACTGGCGCGCCAACCAGCTGAACCTGGCCCGCTTGTACGACAAGCTGTCCCTGCGGCAATCGTTCATCGATACCGCGCCCAAGACCGCCTGA
- a CDS encoding sulfite exporter TauE/SafE family protein produces the protein MDVTMVICLLVLGGVVGFAAGLLGIGGGMLLVPFLTMLFAWKGMPSDLVVHAAIATSMTSILFTSISSVRAHQQRGTIKWGIVWAMAPGIIIGGLIAGGAVFAALSTLWLSLFFALFVGYSGWSMLQNKKPKPSRQMPGIAGTSAAGAGIGFLSGLVGAGGGFLSVPFMVWCNVALHNAVSTSAALGFPIALANSVGYVVSGLNEGASRPGMLGFIYWPALLALVCTSVLTAPLGARMAHRLPVQTLKRVFACLLFALAAYMLFKAWQTFTA, from the coding sequence GTGGATGTAACGATGGTGATTTGCCTGCTGGTGTTGGGCGGGGTGGTGGGTTTCGCGGCGGGATTGCTTGGCATTGGGGGCGGGATGCTGCTGGTGCCTTTTCTGACAATGCTATTTGCCTGGAAGGGCATGCCGTCTGATCTGGTGGTACACGCCGCTATCGCTACGTCGATGACATCGATCCTGTTCACGTCGATCTCCAGCGTCAGGGCGCACCAGCAGCGAGGCACGATCAAGTGGGGCATTGTGTGGGCGATGGCGCCCGGCATCATCATTGGCGGCCTGATTGCGGGCGGCGCGGTGTTCGCGGCGCTCAGCACTTTGTGGTTGTCGCTCTTTTTTGCGCTGTTCGTAGGCTATTCCGGCTGGAGCATGCTGCAAAACAAGAAACCCAAGCCGTCGCGCCAGATGCCCGGTATTGCCGGCACGAGCGCAGCGGGGGCTGGGATTGGTTTTCTGTCGGGTCTGGTTGGCGCGGGTGGCGGCTTCTTGTCCGTGCCCTTCATGGTCTGGTGCAACGTGGCGCTGCACAATGCGGTGTCGACTTCGGCGGCGTTGGGCTTTCCCATCGCGCTGGCCAACAGTGTGGGTTACGTGGTGTCGGGCCTGAATGAAGGCGCATCGCGGCCAGGCATGTTGGGATTCATCTACTGGCCGGCGTTGCTGGCGCTGGTCTGCACTAGCGTGTTGACGGCGCCCTTGGGCGCGCGCATGGCGCATCGCCTGCCGGTGCAGACCTTGAAGCGGGTGTTTGCGTGTCTGCTGTTCGCGTTGGCCGCGTACATGCTGTTCAAGGCCTGGCAGACCTTTACGGCTTGA
- a CDS encoding DUF3053 family protein, translated as MSMWRACLTGLAMASMLVVTACVNKEPQERIAFIQLLQSRINSEALLPLAELSKSEKEAIGDYTNAYEVMTEFQQAMARAAMPLREVLMVETIRSVGDIVERKSGFETARKTLADSAAALQKARAKADQARAAMELPPDLVPVYGGVYDDAVTAPAAELMEAASKMDTVARDAIGIADYVAAHAADIQLDDGQARVATLTLQQELNLRLQGLNAQAESLAEARSIVLLAAGRGS; from the coding sequence ATGTCAATGTGGCGAGCCTGCCTGACGGGTCTGGCGATGGCCTCCATGCTGGTCGTCACGGCCTGCGTCAATAAAGAACCGCAAGAGCGGATCGCATTTATCCAGTTGCTGCAATCCCGGATCAATAGCGAGGCACTGTTGCCGCTGGCTGAGTTGAGCAAGTCCGAAAAAGAGGCAATTGGCGACTACACCAACGCGTACGAAGTCATGACTGAGTTTCAGCAGGCGATGGCGCGCGCCGCCATGCCGCTGCGCGAGGTGTTGATGGTAGAGACGATCCGGTCCGTGGGCGACATTGTCGAGCGCAAATCAGGATTTGAAACCGCCCGCAAGACGCTGGCGGACAGCGCGGCGGCGCTTCAGAAAGCGCGGGCCAAGGCGGATCAGGCGCGTGCCGCGATGGAATTGCCCCCCGATCTGGTGCCGGTCTATGGCGGCGTCTATGACGACGCCGTGACTGCGCCTGCCGCTGAATTGATGGAGGCGGCGTCCAAAATGGATACGGTGGCAAGAGATGCAATCGGCATTGCGGATTACGTGGCGGCGCATGCTGCGGACATTCAGCTTGACGATGGCCAGGCACGCGTGGCCACGCTGACTTTGCAGCAGGAGTTGAACCTGCGCTTGCAAGGTCTGAACGCGCAGGCAGAGAGCTTGGCCGAAGCCCGCAGCATTGTTCTGCTTGCCGCGGGCCGCGGGTCTTGA